The proteins below are encoded in one region of Clostridium fermenticellae:
- a CDS encoding sulfide/dihydroorotate dehydrogenase-like FAD/NAD-binding protein: MYCIDAGSIYCPCHLAETNNCVHCSQLSNNEFCQCKDWCGVCIYEKYLSNGATASKIRETYKCKLIEKESFEDNLYMFRIKVSQSLAKELKYPGSFIFLRTLDSLNYYDVPISVMESDIDSCIIKLLIKVTGIKTQKLSESAEGNDLLVRGPFSNGIMGLLNINKSKNGISIITAREIGIAPSIPVMKKLYSNGNKIISLIECKYNKDIYKDYFKKFNLEVIDCSILDHGNLTDDFKSKLSEILNKYKVNLLHCGGPDIMTYKIIKFIDKSINLSCCNNAKMTCGEGICGSCTKHYEENVVKRLCKVQIDPRDLFKDRRII; encoded by the coding sequence ATGTATTGTATCGACGCTGGAAGTATATATTGCCCATGTCACCTAGCCGAAACTAACAATTGTGTACACTGCTCACAGCTTTCTAATAATGAATTTTGTCAGTGTAAAGATTGGTGTGGAGTATGTATATATGAAAAGTATCTATCAAATGGAGCTACTGCTTCAAAAATAAGAGAGACTTATAAATGCAAATTGATAGAAAAAGAATCTTTTGAGGATAACCTGTATATGTTTAGAATAAAAGTATCTCAAAGTCTTGCAAAAGAGTTAAAGTATCCAGGAAGTTTTATATTTTTAAGGACTTTAGACAGTTTAAATTACTATGATGTTCCAATATCTGTGATGGAGTCAGACATTGATAGCTGTATTATAAAACTCTTAATAAAAGTAACCGGAATAAAAACCCAGAAATTATCTGAATCGGCTGAAGGAAACGATCTCTTAGTAAGAGGACCTTTTTCAAATGGTATAATGGGGCTATTAAATATAAATAAATCTAAAAATGGAATATCAATAATTACTGCTCGTGAAATAGGTATAGCTCCATCAATTCCTGTTATGAAAAAATTATATTCAAATGGCAATAAAATTATTTCACTGATTGAATGTAAATACAATAAAGATATCTATAAAGATTACTTTAAAAAATTCAATTTGGAAGTTATAGACTGTTCTATACTTGATCATGGAAATCTCACAGATGACTTTAAATCCAAGCTAAGTGAAATCTTAAACAAATACAAGGTCAATTTACTTCACTGTGGAGGGCCTGATATAATGACCTATAAAATCATTAAATTTATAGATAAATCTATAAATCTTTCATGCTGTAATAATGCAAAGATGACTTGTGGTGAGGGTATTTGTGGAAGCTGCACAAAACATTATGAAGAAAATGTAGTAAAAAGGTTATGTAAAGTACAAATAGATCCAAGAGATTTATTTAAAGACAGAAGGATCATATAA
- a CDS encoding ABC transporter ATP-binding protein — protein sequence MNSSAIDIKDLHFSFDKTEILHKININFTKNKFYSIIGPNGSGKTTLLKNISKILKPTTKSIFLDNIDILDFKNSSLARKLAVVPQNTTIDFDFTALDIVLMGRSPYLSRFESESKKDYRLAKNAMNMTNTWQLRDKIINQLSGGEKQRVLIARALAQNTDIILMDEPISHLDLHHQIEILDTIKLLTKSITIVAVLHDLNLASQYSDYIILMDNGSIITSGTPDEVITEKNIKGVYKIDMCMIKNPINNRPHIIPFTSKKNTNKL from the coding sequence TTGAATTCATCTGCCATTGATATTAAAGATTTACACTTTAGCTTTGATAAAACAGAAATACTACATAAAATTAATATAAATTTTACAAAAAATAAATTTTATTCAATCATAGGTCCTAATGGTTCCGGTAAAACCACATTATTAAAAAACATCTCAAAAATTTTAAAACCTACAACTAAAAGTATCTTTTTGGATAATATAGATATTCTTGATTTTAAAAATAGTTCTCTAGCAAGAAAACTGGCGGTTGTTCCACAAAATACAACAATAGATTTTGATTTTACAGCCCTAGACATAGTCTTAATGGGAAGATCCCCTTACCTTTCAAGATTTGAAAGTGAATCAAAAAAAGATTATAGACTTGCTAAAAATGCAATGAACATGACTAACACATGGCAGCTTCGCGATAAAATTATAAATCAACTAAGTGGTGGTGAAAAACAAAGGGTACTCATAGCAAGAGCACTTGCTCAAAATACTGATATCATATTAATGGATGAACCAATATCTCACCTTGATTTACATCATCAAATAGAGATTCTAGACACTATCAAATTGCTAACTAAAAGCATAACAATAGTCGCCGTATTACATGATCTAAACCTGGCCTCCCAATATAGTGACTATATAATACTTATGGATAATGGTTCTATAATAACTAGTGGTACCCCTGATGAAGTTATAACAGAGAAAAATATTAAAGGTGTATATAAAATAGATATGTGTATGATAAAAAATCCAATAAACAATAGACCGCATATAATTCCATTTACATCCAAAAAAAATACGAATAAGCTATGA
- a CDS encoding FecCD family ABC transporter permease, whose protein sequence is MSFLHKKHFKLSFCICIILLILVSLISTTLGSANIPLRETFSVMCSKIPFIKNLVNYSNISQDHILIITEIRLPRIITSALVGIGLSVVGASFQAIFKNPMADPYVLGISSGSALGAAIGFILGLDGSIFGNATITVLAFISSILTTLIVYSIARVKNKIPTTTLLLAGVSMGFLLSSLISIIMVFNRQQLDKIVFWTLGSMSASSYNQILTLLPFLLIGSIIILSFSKDLNIMLTGDDTARSLGIDVETVKKLILGVSSIIVAACVSISGVIGFVGLIIPHVVRMIFGPDHKVLLPFSMIIGAIFMIISDTIARTIAAPSEIPIGAITALFGAPYFIYLLIKTKKKVI, encoded by the coding sequence ATGAGCTTTTTACATAAAAAACATTTTAAGCTTAGCTTTTGTATTTGTATAATATTACTTATTTTGGTTTCCTTAATATCAACTACTCTAGGATCTGCAAATATACCTTTGAGAGAAACTTTTTCTGTTATGTGTAGTAAAATACCTTTTATCAAAAATCTCGTAAATTACAGTAATATATCTCAGGATCACATTCTTATAATAACTGAAATAAGGCTTCCTAGAATAATAACATCCGCACTAGTCGGTATTGGATTGTCTGTAGTTGGAGCCTCATTTCAAGCCATATTTAAAAATCCAATGGCAGATCCATACGTACTCGGAATTTCATCAGGTTCCGCATTAGGTGCTGCTATTGGGTTTATTCTTGGTTTAGATGGTTCAATCTTTGGTAATGCCACTATTACTGTACTTGCTTTTATATCCTCTATTTTAACAACGTTGATTGTATATAGCATAGCAAGGGTAAAGAATAAAATACCAACTACAACACTACTTTTGGCCGGTGTGTCTATGGGATTTTTGTTATCTTCCTTAATATCCATAATAATGGTATTTAATAGACAGCAGCTTGATAAAATTGTATTTTGGACACTTGGAAGTATGTCTGCATCAAGTTATAATCAAATATTAACTCTCCTCCCATTTTTACTTATAGGTTCCATTATAATTTTATCTTTTTCAAAAGACTTAAATATAATGTTAACAGGTGATGACACTGCAAGAAGTCTTGGAATAGATGTAGAAACTGTAAAAAAACTGATACTTGGAGTATCCTCGATAATAGTTGCGGCGTGTGTCTCAATAAGTGGAGTAATCGGATTTGTCGGCTTAATTATTCCTCATGTTGTTCGAATGATATTTGGTCCTGATCATAAGGTATTATTACCATTTTCAATGATAATTGGTGCTATATTTATGATAATATCGGATACAATTGCAAGAACAATAGCTGCTCCATCGGAAATACCTATTGGTGCGATAACAGCTTTATTTGGTGCCCCATATTTTATTTATCTTCTCATTAAAACTAAAAAGAAGGTGATTTAA
- a CDS encoding ABC transporter substrate-binding protein: MFKKKWNLILVFLIMFSLIFTGCSSSNSNNQSSNNTKKNEVVKNTTYPLEVSDSLKKQIVIKNEPKRVISLSPNITEIIYALNKQGTLVGRTDYCDYPKAALKIQSLGSITDPNVEKIVELKPDLIITSSLTKPDTLKKLQQLKLNVLVLSNTESFENTYDLIKTIGNVLNENQKAYTVVSNMKQKIQNVESKIKGKSKPSVYYIISYGKNGDFTAGKDTFIGKMINMAGGKNAADDVMGWNYSLEKLIEKNPDIMICSNKFNSKAGIKSANGYKDLKAVKDNKLFEINDDLIDRQGPRLADGFEALAKIIHPEAFK, translated from the coding sequence ATGTTTAAAAAAAAATGGAACTTAATTCTAGTATTTTTAATAATGTTTTCATTGATATTTACTGGATGCAGTTCATCAAATTCAAATAATCAATCTTCAAATAATACTAAGAAGAATGAAGTAGTAAAAAATACAACTTACCCACTTGAAGTAAGCGATTCATTAAAGAAACAAATTGTAATCAAGAATGAACCTAAAAGAGTCATATCATTATCACCAAATATAACGGAGATAATATATGCATTAAATAAACAGGGTACACTTGTGGGAAGAACTGATTATTGTGATTATCCAAAAGCTGCACTTAAAATTCAATCCTTAGGCTCAATTACAGATCCAAATGTTGAAAAAATTGTCGAACTGAAGCCTGATCTCATAATAACCTCCAGTCTTACAAAGCCAGACACATTAAAAAAATTACAACAGCTTAAGTTGAACGTTTTAGTTTTATCAAATACTGAAAGCTTTGAAAATACATATGATTTAATAAAAACTATAGGAAATGTTTTAAACGAAAATCAAAAAGCCTATACTGTAGTTTCAAATATGAAACAGAAAATACAAAATGTAGAATCAAAAATAAAAGGGAAATCCAAGCCATCAGTATATTATATTATAAGTTATGGCAAAAATGGTGATTTTACTGCCGGTAAAGATACCTTTATAGGAAAAATGATCAATATGGCCGGCGGAAAAAATGCTGCTGATGATGTTATGGGCTGGAATTATAGTTTGGAGAAACTTATTGAAAAGAATCCCGACATAATGATATGCTCTAACAAATTCAATTCAAAAGCCGGTATAAAATCTGCTAATGGATATAAAGACCTAAAAGCAGTCAAAGATAATAAACTATTTGAAATAAATGATGATTTAATAGATAGACAAGGGCCAAGACTAGCTGACGGTTTTGAAGCTCTGGCTAAAATAATACATCCTGAAGCATTCAAATAA
- a CDS encoding DUF2156 domain-containing protein — MMDFKKLELEDKELFDKYIYPYKFLSCEYSFTTLYIWRDACDIRYTIYKNALIIKKKDFNGDYYFMQPLGYDKDDLKDIVEKLSNYKMEFHMEYLFKDLEENFIVEIKSLFGNIDGCIKEDRDNFDYLYEAKKLIMLSGKKLHKKKNHYNSFVKNYNYEVVSINSKNVADDVIESARTWYDENKSGQEDMLYYELQGIEDIVDNIEKLSLVGIAVYIDGKIAAFTIGERLNSKLAVIHIEKADRNVNGAYSFINKEFVDRCFNDAEIINREQDLGIVGLRKSKMSYYPIKLEKKFILNC; from the coding sequence ATTATGGATTTCAAAAAATTAGAACTTGAAGATAAGGAACTTTTTGATAAATACATTTATCCATATAAATTTTTAAGCTGTGAATATTCATTTACAACTTTGTATATTTGGAGAGATGCATGTGATATTAGATATACTATTTATAAAAATGCACTTATAATAAAGAAAAAAGATTTTAATGGTGATTACTACTTTATGCAACCTTTGGGATATGATAAAGACGATCTAAAAGATATAGTCGAGAAACTTTCAAATTATAAGATGGAATTTCATATGGAATACTTATTTAAGGACTTAGAAGAAAATTTTATAGTTGAAATAAAGAGTTTATTTGGAAATATTGATGGATGCATAAAAGAGGATAGAGATAATTTTGATTATCTTTATGAAGCTAAGAAACTTATTATGTTGTCTGGCAAAAAACTTCATAAAAAGAAGAACCATTATAATTCTTTTGTCAAGAATTATAATTATGAGGTGGTAAGTATAAATAGTAAAAATGTAGCAGATGATGTTATAGAATCAGCACGTACTTGGTATGATGAAAATAAAAGTGGACAGGAAGATATGCTATATTATGAATTACAGGGTATAGAAGATATAGTTGATAATATTGAAAAACTATCCTTAGTGGGTATAGCTGTATATATTGATGGTAAGATTGCAGCGTTTACGATAGGAGAAAGATTAAACAGTAAACTAGCTGTGATTCACATTGAGAAGGCTGATAGAAATGTAAATGGAGCATACAGCTTTATAAATAAAGAATTTGTTGATAGATGTTTTAACGATGCTGAAATAATAAATAGAGAACAGGATCTTGGGATTGTAGGACTTAGAAAGTCAAAGATGTCTTATTACCCTATAAAATTGGAAAAAAAATTTATTTTAAATTGCTAG
- a CDS encoding GNAT family N-acetyltransferase, with translation MSVKNLLKGKKVKLTAFTDEDITELERWYNDIYFLRFYDMVVSYPHEKSELKEMISSIRRSNNEYIFAIRTIQDNKLIGITGFEDILWNNGTGVIYIGIGKQEYRGRGFAKEALYLTMEFGFEELNLNRIQLNVIEYNKSAIGLYEKLGFKKEGVYREFIHRDGTRYDMYLYGILRNEWDSIYKIYQL, from the coding sequence ATGTCAGTAAAGAATTTACTAAAAGGTAAAAAAGTTAAACTTACAGCTTTTACAGATGAAGATATAACAGAATTAGAAAGATGGTATAATGATATATATTTTTTAAGATTTTATGATATGGTTGTATCATATCCACATGAAAAAAGTGAATTAAAGGAAATGATATCTTCTATAAGAAGATCAAATAATGAATATATATTTGCAATAAGGACTATACAGGATAATAAGCTTATAGGTATTACTGGATTTGAAGACATACTTTGGAATAATGGTACCGGAGTAATATATATAGGAATAGGAAAACAGGAGTATAGGGGGAGGGGATTTGCAAAAGAAGCTCTTTACCTAACTATGGAATTTGGTTTTGAAGAACTTAATTTGAATAGAATACAATTAAATGTAATAGAATATAATAAAAGTGCAATAGGGTTATATGAAAAACTTGGATTTAAAAAAGAAGGAGTCTATAGAGAATTTATTCATAGGGATGGAACAAGATATGATATGTATTTGTATGGAATCTTAAGAAACGAATGGGATTCAATATATAAAATATACCAGTTATAA
- a CDS encoding ECF transporter S component, which produces MEKHLNSLVKFNTRQLAVIGMLSAISILLGITGLGFIPIPPVKATIMHVPVIIGAVLEGPVVGCMVGLIFGVFSIIQSITTPTPVSFAFINPLVSVLPRILIGITAYYSYKLCGMKFKHLGAGVAGFIGSCTNTIGVMGMVYIIYLKPYAKALNISVNAAKDGILTVCAINGIPEAILSVLITMAVVTAVSKIRNR; this is translated from the coding sequence ATGGAAAAGCATTTGAATTCGCTTGTTAAATTTAACACAAGGCAGCTTGCAGTAATTGGCATGTTGTCAGCAATTTCAATTTTACTTGGGATTACAGGTCTGGGATTTATACCTATACCACCAGTAAAGGCTACGATTATGCACGTCCCTGTAATTATAGGAGCCGTATTAGAAGGACCGGTAGTCGGCTGCATGGTTGGACTCATTTTTGGAGTTTTTAGCATTATACAGTCTATAACGACACCAACACCGGTATCATTTGCATTTATAAATCCGCTGGTATCAGTTTTACCGCGTATATTAATAGGAATAACTGCATATTATTCTTATAAATTGTGTGGTATGAAGTTTAAACATCTAGGTGCCGGGGTTGCTGGATTCATTGGTTCATGTACAAATACTATAGGTGTTATGGGTATGGTATATATCATATATTTAAAACCATATGCCAAAGCATTAAACATAAGTGTAAATGCTGCTAAAGATGGTATATTAACAGTTTGTGCTATTAATGGAATACCGGAAGCTATTTTGTCAGTATTGATAACTATGGCAGTTGTAACAGCAGTCAGCAAAATAAGAAATAGATAA
- a CDS encoding cell wall-binding repeat-containing protein, translating to MLRRKLLMNVLISTAVTGMLMMSSYKVSAAYAVNSERLWGSDRYETCSKIVEEGWKTTSNYAVIVNGENFPDALSASVLAKKYDAPILLTEADKLDDNSYNELKRLNVKQAIIVGGDGVVNPSIEKSVQNMGISTQRFYGLDRNETSAAVAGQVGTENGIILAADSDFHDALSIAPIAAKLQIPIILMPKDTVPDSVMNFISGRDIPKTYVLGNSDVISDSAAYQFPNVQRITGKDNYDMNINIIKAFEDKFNFNNICLAYSEQFPDALSTSAFAAINGNPIVFVSDNNDLNAKYLLADKKSDVKNMYVIGGSAGIKDSELDDIKQSINYEVDDTKSNSGSNVYYYNVENNGSSIVNDGGYMYFGLNSNNSISGLTKGIYSIKSDNTDITKAQKISDDFANKIWSNNNWLYYADYSDNNGNGAFFRVNKTGTDKQKVSDNNLRYLNFDGDNIYYSEYISSDNPKNFLIYKMNGDGTSKQQIGSARGIYLQKVDNYIYYLNVDDNYRIYRISTDGLYNQLISNDSAIDYMKVSGDFIYYCNSDDNDSIYRIRKDGTQRQKLNFDNSKNVNIVGNYIYYGSADDNNSDSLYKMEIDGSNKKLLSSVDCSTAIKVKDDYIYCSGYNSKGIYSIKTDGSSYKLINNSSNIVSLNTIGNWIYYGTIDPTSMEINLYRMKLDGSSNQKIQ from the coding sequence ATGTTAAGAAGAAAGCTTTTAATGAATGTGCTTATAAGTACCGCAGTAACAGGTATGCTTATGATGTCTTCTTACAAAGTTAGTGCAGCATATGCTGTGAATAGTGAAAGGCTTTGGGGAAGTGACAGATATGAAACTTGCTCAAAGATTGTAGAAGAAGGTTGGAAAACGACTTCTAATTATGCAGTAATAGTCAATGGAGAAAATTTTCCTGATGCCTTAAGTGCATCTGTACTTGCTAAGAAATACGATGCACCAATTCTATTGACTGAAGCAGATAAATTAGATGATAATTCTTATAATGAATTGAAGAGATTAAATGTTAAACAAGCTATAATTGTAGGTGGAGATGGTGTGGTTAATCCATCAATAGAAAAATCAGTTCAAAATATGGGTATAAGTACCCAGAGATTTTATGGGTTAGATAGAAATGAAACTTCAGCTGCAGTTGCAGGGCAAGTAGGTACTGAAAATGGTATAATACTTGCAGCTGATTCTGATTTTCATGATGCTCTTTCAATAGCACCTATAGCAGCAAAACTTCAGATACCTATAATACTTATGCCTAAAGATACTGTGCCGGATTCTGTAATGAATTTTATAAGCGGCAGAGATATACCTAAAACGTATGTACTTGGAAATAGCGATGTTATATCAGATAGTGCTGCATATCAATTTCCTAATGTTCAAAGAATAACTGGTAAGGACAATTATGATATGAATATAAATATAATTAAAGCTTTTGAGGACAAGTTTAATTTTAACAATATCTGTTTGGCATATTCAGAACAGTTTCCAGATGCATTAAGTACATCTGCATTTGCAGCCATAAATGGCAATCCTATTGTATTTGTTAGTGATAATAATGATTTAAATGCAAAATATCTTTTAGCAGATAAAAAATCAGATGTTAAGAATATGTATGTCATAGGCGGTAGTGCTGGAATAAAGGATTCTGAACTTGATGACATAAAACAATCAATTAACTATGAAGTTGATGATACGAAAAGTAATTCAGGGTCTAACGTATATTACTATAATGTCGAAAATAATGGTTCAAGCATTGTAAATGATGGCGGATACATGTATTTTGGTTTGAACTCCAATAATTCAATATCAGGATTAACCAAAGGAATTTACTCAATAAAATCAGATAATACAGATATAACAAAAGCACAAAAGATATCAGATGATTTTGCAAATAAGATATGGTCTAACAATAACTGGTTGTATTATGCAGATTATAGTGATAATAATGGGAATGGTGCATTTTTCAGGGTTAATAAGACCGGAACCGATAAACAAAAGGTAAGTGACAATAATTTAAGATATTTAAATTTTGATGGAGATAATATATATTATTCAGAGTACATAAGCAGTGACAATCCTAAGAATTTTTTAATTTATAAAATGAATGGCGATGGAACCTCCAAACAGCAAATAGGTTCAGCTCGCGGAATTTACCTTCAAAAGGTTGACAATTATATATATTATTTAAATGTAGATGATAATTATAGAATATATAGAATTAGTACAGATGGTTTGTACAATCAGTTGATTTCAAATGATTCAGCTATTGATTATATGAAAGTATCAGGTGATTTTATATATTATTGTAATAGTGATGACAATGACAGTATATATAGAATTAGAAAAGATGGTACACAAAGACAAAAGTTAAATTTTGATAATAGCAAAAATGTAAATATAGTTGGTAATTATATTTATTATGGTTCAGCCGATGATAATAATTCAGATTCATTGTATAAAATGGAAATCGACGGGTCAAATAAAAAACTTTTGAGTTCTGTTGACTGTTCCACAGCAATCAAGGTTAAGGATGATTATATATATTGCTCTGGCTATAATTCTAAAGGAATATACAGCATAAAAACTGATGGAAGTAGTTATAAGCTTATAAATAATAGCAGCAATATAGTTTCTTTAAATACAATAGGAAATTGGATATACTATGGTACAATTGATCCGACTAGCATGGAGATTAATTTATATAGAATGAAATTAGATGGTTCGTCAAATCAAAAAATACAATAA
- a CDS encoding P1 family peptidase produces the protein MKEIAFEEIDGIRIGNAQNLEGPTGCTVVICENGAPAGVDVRGGSPGTRETDLLDPVNLVDKIHAVVLSGGSAFGLDAASGVMKYLEEKNIGFDVKVTKVPIVCSAVLFDLAIGNHKIRPDKNMGYEACKNSELNKSCEGNVGAGCGATVGKIFEKAEYAMKGGLGCYAVQVGKLKVGACIAVNCLGDVIDPGTGKIIAGALNADRKTFACTEDIMLKNYASRKNLFSGNTTIGTVVTNGKFNKSQMNKIASMAHDGYGRTMRPSHSMFDGDTIFTMATGKVDADISVVGFLSAKVVEKAVLRAVKNAQTIFGYKSLSDL, from the coding sequence ATGAAAGAAATAGCATTTGAAGAAATTGACGGCATAAGAATTGGAAATGCACAAAATTTAGAAGGACCAACAGGGTGCACTGTTGTAATTTGTGAGAACGGAGCGCCAGCAGGAGTGGATGTAAGAGGAGGTTCACCTGGAACAAGGGAAACGGATCTCCTCGATCCTGTAAATTTAGTAGATAAAATTCATGCTGTAGTGCTATCTGGAGGAAGTGCCTTTGGACTTGATGCGGCTTCAGGAGTAATGAAGTATTTGGAAGAGAAAAACATTGGATTTGATGTAAAGGTTACTAAAGTCCCTATTGTTTGCTCGGCTGTTTTATTTGATCTTGCGATTGGAAACCATAAAATAAGACCAGATAAAAATATGGGATATGAAGCATGTAAGAATTCAGAGTTAAATAAGTCCTGCGAGGGAAATGTTGGAGCAGGTTGCGGTGCTACTGTTGGAAAGATATTTGAAAAAGCAGAGTATGCTATGAAGGGTGGACTTGGATGTTATGCAGTTCAAGTTGGGAAACTTAAGGTAGGAGCATGTATAGCCGTAAACTGTCTTGGAGACGTTATAGATCCAGGTACTGGAAAAATAATAGCAGGCGCTTTAAATGCAGACAGGAAAACTTTTGCGTGTACAGAAGATATAATGCTTAAAAACTATGCATCAAGGAAAAATCTGTTTAGTGGTAATACGACGATTGGAACAGTGGTTACAAATGGTAAGTTTAATAAGAGTCAAATGAATAAAATTGCATCTATGGCTCATGATGGATATGGAAGAACTATGAGACCGTCACATTCTATGTTTGATGGCGATACAATATTTACTATGGCTACTGGTAAAGTTGACGCGGATATATCAGTTGTTGGATTTTTGTCTGCTAAAGTAGTTGAAAAGGCAGTACTTAGGGCAGTAAAGAATGCACAAACGATATTTGGGTATAAATCGCTGAGTGATTTGTAA
- the rpsA gene encoding 30S ribosomal protein S1, translating to MAGEKDNISMNEFIDQIENSMNTIKANEIVKGKVISVSEDGAVINIGYMSDAFLPKAEMGDDQDVNPHEILHENDEIYVYVIKMNDGEGNVLVSKKAADKIGALNKLKAAFNNNSIIDLTIFRAVKGGVVGFINGIRTFMPASQISVTYTKDLNSVVGTTVKVKIIEFNEENEKIVVSHKKIEQEELEIKKEELLNSIKVGEKREGVVVRLTNFGAFVDLGGLDGLIHLSELSWKRVKKASDMVSVGDRVQVYVIGLDKDKNRISLSLKDVNDNPWNNVAGKFKAGNIVEGTVSKIVDFGAFVEITDGIEGLVHLSQISDERVLKVSDVLKVGDKVKVKILDIDNENDRISLSIKEAQGKTQGDLGKYVDKEQANTSLADLLKDFKFED from the coding sequence ATGGCAGGAGAAAAAGATAATATTTCAATGAATGAATTTATTGACCAGATTGAAAATTCAATGAATACAATAAAGGCAAACGAAATTGTAAAAGGGAAGGTTATATCTGTATCTGAAGATGGTGCTGTTATAAATATAGGTTATATGTCGGATGCATTTCTTCCAAAAGCTGAGATGGGTGATGATCAGGATGTAAATCCTCATGAGATTTTACATGAAAATGATGAAATATATGTGTATGTTATTAAAATGAATGACGGTGAAGGAAATGTACTTGTGTCCAAAAAAGCTGCAGATAAGATAGGTGCTTTGAATAAACTCAAAGCTGCATTTAACAATAATTCAATTATAGATTTAACTATATTTAGGGCTGTAAAAGGCGGAGTTGTAGGATTTATAAATGGTATAAGAACTTTTATGCCAGCATCTCAAATTTCAGTAACATATACTAAGGATTTAAATTCGGTTGTAGGCACGACTGTTAAAGTAAAGATAATTGAATTTAATGAAGAAAATGAGAAAATAGTAGTTTCTCATAAAAAAATTGAGCAGGAAGAGCTTGAAATCAAAAAAGAGGAACTTTTAAATAGTATAAAGGTCGGAGAAAAAAGAGAAGGAGTTGTTGTAAGGCTTACTAATTTCGGAGCATTTGTTGATTTAGGAGGATTAGATGGACTTATACATCTGTCAGAGCTATCTTGGAAAAGAGTAAAGAAGGCTTCTGATATGGTAAGTGTTGGTGATAGAGTTCAAGTGTATGTCATCGGGTTAGATAAGGATAAAAACAGAATATCTCTTTCTTTAAAAGATGTAAATGATAATCCATGGAATAATGTAGCTGGAAAATTTAAGGCTGGAAATATAGTCGAAGGAACTGTATCAAAAATTGTAGACTTTGGAGCTTTTGTCGAGATAACTGATGGTATCGAGGGACTTGTCCATCTATCTCAAATATCAGATGAAAGAGTACTGAAAGTCTCTGATGTGCTTAAGGTAGGAGATAAGGTTAAAGTAAAAATTTTAGATATAGATAATGAAAATGACAGAATCAGTTTAAGCATAAAGGAAGCACAGGGAAAAACACAAGGAGATCTTGGTAAATATGTAGACAAAGAACAGGCAAATACAAGTTTGGCCGATCTCCTAAAAGATTTTAAATTTGAAGACTAG
- a CDS encoding QueT transporter family protein, whose protein sequence is MSSYNKKHNISIKILVKIAITAALYAVATMAIAPLSYGAVQFRLSEIMTLLAFIDPIYIPGLVLGCALSNLYSPLGIVDVIVGTSATFLSVYLISKTKHLILASLWPTIMNSILVGAELFFVLHQPFFISSIYIAIGEFVVVTCIGCPLFKLIMKKNNLLKILKYQ, encoded by the coding sequence ATGAGTTCTTACAATAAAAAACATAATATTTCTATTAAAATACTAGTTAAAATTGCGATAACAGCTGCTTTATACGCAGTTGCAACTATGGCCATAGCACCTTTAAGCTATGGTGCTGTTCAATTTAGACTTTCAGAAATAATGACGTTATTAGCTTTTATAGATCCTATTTATATACCCGGGCTTGTTCTTGGATGTGCACTTTCCAATTTATACAGTCCACTTGGAATAGTTGATGTTATAGTTGGTACTTCTGCTACCTTCTTAAGTGTATACCTAATAAGCAAGACTAAACACTTAATACTAGCATCTCTATGGCCGACAATTATGAATTCTATACTAGTTGGTGCAGAACTGTTCTTTGTACTTCATCAGCCATTCTTTATATCTTCAATATATATAGCCATTGGTGAATTTGTAGTTGTAACTTGTATAGGATGTCCACTTTTTAAGTTAATTATGAAGAAAAACAATCTATTAAAAATCTTAAAATACCAGTAA